From a region of the Lactuca sativa cultivar Salinas chromosome 4, Lsat_Salinas_v11, whole genome shotgun sequence genome:
- the LOC128133915 gene encoding bZIP transcription factor 11-like → MASSSGTTTSSGGSYPIQNSGSDEDLQQLMDQRRKKRMISNRESARRSRKRKQKHLDDLKSQLNQLRNENNQIISSVSITTQHYISVEAENSVLRAQVAELSHRLQSLNEMIAFMYQPVDTGCRFEDEQYGSGGGTEFVDEFMNNSLSYLYANQPIMASADMIQY, encoded by the coding sequence ATGGCTTCCTCTAGTGGTACGACAACATCATCAGGTGGTTCATACCCAATTCAGAACTCGGGGTCTGATGAAGATCTTCAGCAATTGATGGATCAGAGGAGGAAGAAGAGAATGATTTCGAATCGTGAATCTGCAAGGAGATCTAGAAAGAGGAAGCAAAAGCATCTGGATGATCTCAAGAGTCAGCTGAATCAACTCAGAAATGAGAACAACCAGATCATATCAAGCGTCAGTATCACCACCCAACATTACATAAGTGTGGAGGCGGAGAACTCTGTTCTAAGAGCTCAGGTGGCGGAGCTGAGCCACCGGCTACAGTCTCTGAACGAGATGATCGCTTTTATGTACCAACCTGTCGACACCGGTTGTAGGTTTGAGGACGAGCAATACGGCAGCGGAGGTGGCACTGAGTTTGTCGACGAGTTCATGAATAACTCACTGAGTTACCTTTATGCAAACCAGCCTATTATGGCTTCAGCAGACATGATTCAGTACTGA